TCTTGTACAACTCTAGGAGATCGCCTTCAAGcatcttaaatttaatttgctttttgGTTTCGTCGATATCATGAAGCAATTGTTTTGCAATTAAAGCTTTcccatctatatatatatatcgtcAATAGAAAAATGCGAGAGTACATATATGTAGTATGAAAACTAACACCCATGTGCTTCTCGAAAGTTGGATGGTGTTTGGCTTAGTTTATAAACCTTTTAAAACActgtaaaatattatagaatatatggtaatttttattttaaaaaaaaaagtttataagattggaaaataaaatggaagGAATTTGTTAAgtcttttttttgaaaaaaagtaaggtgtttttttgaatttatttttaaaaaaattattatattgtcattattaataatatcttaataaaCTCTTTCAGCTTGTTTCATCTTACAAAAATGTATGAAACTATTAGCCAAACGGCCTCTAATTAAggttgtgtttttttttataaaatatagatatattatagCGGTTTTGATACCGTTTTAATATCTATACTACGGaggttgtaattttaaaattgctcttcaatatataaaataattaacttattcaatttttcaagttttatattaatttaactgtccaattaatatattttactttaatttataatatatttcaaagtatacaaaattatttattacgtATACAGGTAGaaacaatttgaaaagaataaattataataaatatggagAAGTAAGGTGAGACAGAAATGTGGAATAGTGGgtagttaagaaaaaaaaatataattgtgaaattattaaaaaatattgaaattactaatctgatcaaatttttctaaagagaagaaatgaaatgaaggataaatttggttattaaaaaattgctacagcaaaagattttttttataatagtacataaatataattaatattagacacatatatttataattaaatttaatataagaatatatgataaatatatacaatttaaatatatactgtTAACTTGAATTAAGTAAAATCTAAACTATTTATCTGTTAGTCAAATTTGGACCTTAGATTAACATAAAATCGAATAGTTTTTTGATATacgatttaaaatttaaaaaaaatgataaaaaacaattgaagcacacaattttttttaaaatgaaacaatttaccgccctatctaaggaggtaaatgAAAAACACAGTGTGGtaaattgctgtattttaaaaaatacagagaggtaagttattattttttttataagagagtaatttacttatttgtaaTCTCACAAGGGGATTGATTACATTTTTCCATAAACTTTTACGtcatttctttcttaaaaAGCTTAAACCACAAGCAATCAATAACAATCAATTTCCCACTCCATGTCAAAGTTTTAAAAAGCTATAAGCTTACCAAGAGTGTAGTTCCACTGAATGACTGATCCATTAGTTCCATAGTTGCCCTGATGCAGATTACAAGCCTGGATTTTTCCAGGGGTGACATTGGCCAAGTGTTGAGGCTTCTTAGCTAAGAGCTGATGAAACACGTCGCCCCCAGCCTTGAACGCTACCTGGGCAATAAGCTTACAGGGAAATTCAGCCATCGATTTctgatatatatgttaatattcttatttgaAACTCAAAAGCAGATAGTTGATGAGATGAACCTGTGTGCACTAGTTTATATAGTTGAGCCTCACAACAAGTTTCAATATCTTCcttcattaattttagtcttgctGTCCAGTTTACTAAATGATCGTGATTGAAAAAATTGCAGTTTGGGTCCATAGGATAAGGATactatatttttggtccttgCTCTATGCATGTGTAAATATGGTCccataattgaatttttccgACACATTCTGATAGAGTGGAAgcaatagaaattaaaaaataaaggaacaGGCCGTCTCCGGAAACTTGAATTTtaagtaaatgaattttattactaCATGACTCTCTTAACAGAGTTAGCAACTATTTAAAATGAAGAGTTTTAATCGAGGCAAAACAGAACTGGAAGGGACTAAACTGGTTTAAAAGCCCATAAAATCGGCTGAAGAATATCTTGACACCCGatcaataatttgaaaaaaaattatatttttaatcccatatattatatcttttttcaatttaatcccaTTTGTTATGGGTTACTCACATTACATCccataagttgaaaattttcttaacaTTAGTCTTTACTTacatttttcatctaataattaatgaaaagtgTACGGAAAATGCTAACGAATCTGTTAGTcattggacgaaaaatgcatttcaagactaaaattgagaaattttttaacttatgatgtaatatgagaaaatcgtaacaaatgagattaaattgaaaaaagccCTAACACATGAGACCGAAAAagcattttttctaataatctAGAGaaaatattaggcccaaacAATAACTATAtagaaaatcagaaaattaactaaaaagtcgagtggaaaataaaagaacataaAGAAATTATGCCCATAAGATGGTCGAAAATGACCGCGTGAAAGGTAGCCCCTCCCAATAATAGTGATGAGGGGTTGGATTCTCCTCTTAAAAACAACCAAACAATATGTAGATTATGCCGTAGCTCTTTTCGAATAAAAAGTCATGACTGTTTGAAATTCCACCATCAGATTACaaagttaaaatatgttaGATCTTTAACTTTCATCTATCCAAATGCTTACAATATATGTTTGCCTCTTTGTCTATATCAAATGTTGCCAAAAAAATAGACAGAACAATCACGTATCTTGCACGTGgacattattttttgattaaaattggctcttgagattaaatatttcaaaaattcaattttcgaACCAAAAGTATAACCCCCGTATTATgtgggatgaaaaatattgggaTAATCACTATCTATTTTTCTATCATATCATATTACTTTTGGTCATCCTACCAatataaagattttattatacCAAACATCATAACATACTACAAGATGtgaaaaatcttataaattttaatattttattttatctaaacattttaaatgcttttttttttaaaaaaataaaatccaacattcttataatataatactcttaaaatatctaataagatgttttaaataaatttagccaaataccattttaatttaatcaaatttgatgcAGTATACATCACTACGgtttaaaaaacaataataattcaattaaccAGTATTTTAAATGAGTTTTACTACctaagatcaaaatatttaccgTAGTTTGTAgttactaatattttgactttGTTTGTAAAAAGTGGTTGCTAGTTATTTCGCAATAGTAATTAATGTCTTtggcataattttttatttttaaatatgataataattattacagaaaaattatattaattcaatcgatatatataacaacattatgaatatagttttttttttccccaatcaAAGAGGATCTACATAATTAATAGGATCCGTACCCAAAAGATGGGGTGGTGTGTTGCAGGAGCCGTGGAACTTATGGAATGTGATACTGATATTGGTaggaattttgatttttagaCAGAAATTGAGgggtaaaatttatattcccacattatacttaaaatatttaaataagttctTGTGATAAAAAACCTACTACATAACCctttatacaattaaaaaaatttaccacctACACTCTAAAATTGTGTTTCACACGCGTAAAATGAGAAtgagtatatattttttgcccCTAAATGACTAAATcgctatttttaaattatatatatttaaaaaatataatataaaaaatactaatttaagttatatgtatatatatgtaaagaaacttaaaaaaatatgaaatagaaaaatggaGATAACTCGCTGACAGACAGGAGATTGATGGTGGGTGGGTGTCAAAATGCTCATCGTCAGACGGGCTTTCTAACGATGTTAGAGTTGAGTGGAGAGGTTGTAGCATCCCCTAACGCTACTAGGGCTATATCTTCCCCAAACGTCTTACTTAAAGTAATTcctgtgttcatatatataaatttgcacataatcatctaatcaattagcatccgtaatcccaacacgtcatagcaggtattatcaacccacaacattatatatatatacatatcaaacatcaCAAGGTGATTCATCACAAGTAAATCGTacgcttatattctctctgtacaaacaaaatatgatttgtactctaactgactaaaaggagaaaactgcatactggtcCGACCTGCTTGAGTATAGtgcgtagacctattcttcaacagtcagacagctcaaagtctactcctgaaataAAACGTCAGCAGGGGGATGagtctgccactcagtaagtaaataaccaactctatctatatatgcatatgaaacacaacccaaacaagataaacagGCAACACgcatggaatacaatcaatttaattccaaaataatcagctttattacaccacatgactatctcataataagacaatcaaccaaactccatttttcctagtttgcttaccagaaagtgatattatatttttcccatcaactcaatctcattgttatataaattcaagtgaatccccttgacagccggcttaTCAATCTCGTTGCGCATatagctctttcatatcgtacatagctctttcatttcgcacatagctctttcatttcgcacatagcttttttcatatcatgtttcgcacatagcttttttcatatcatgttttcgccttataggcttttcaacacatcaaggggtattcacactataattatattcaatttccaccactccctccttttcacatatcaccattcttgtaagcaactagtaacgtaaagcAATATATCAACTTATTCTCATTCCAGACATCTACAAcgcatcaaacaacaaacataatatttcaacgcaTTTCCTCATTCtacgtacacaatatcgtcaatcaattaaattatttcatcactcatatactttcagataaatcaatgtcagcatgaaccacaaattcatataacagtaaaaccacaaataaaggggatatatatagataatactaattatttacttatctTGACCTTAGAACGCTTTTATCTATCCATAGGTAGTAGTTcagtcttttcactttacccccgtatcctataatgagttataccacacacaattaatatattgagaatatcgtaatttcttttaaatataatattgaatatcatttgtacaatttctaataattctttaatatttcatttctttcaaaatacaaatcttcatttttcctctttattaacataccatttattaaatataattttcagaatatttctatgaattttctatcaatttatcgctattatataatttaattgaacaataatacataggattgcgtatttggttaataattccaatgggattgtataaattagctataataatattcaaatataataaatttaataatctaattaaccaacgatatcatttttctatccaatttgatatttaattcgacactattttaaatagtcaaactcataaaatatttcggTTAAATAGTACACCGCTTAGTATAAATGACATTTAATAAAcagactaattaaataatataattatataaattaataaaaattaaagtaaaaatctTACCTTTTCCGCGCGGTTAGTGAagcagaaaaaggaaattgcAATTGAAAGGTTTGTGTATGTGATTGAACTcacatatctatatatatgtgtagaAGTGGGGCGGTGGGTGATGGCCACCCCCAAAAtccttttcttcctttctttttttttctttgcttttctctttcttgcac
This Sesamum indicum cultivar Zhongzhi No. 13 linkage group LG5, S_indicum_v1.0, whole genome shotgun sequence DNA region includes the following protein-coding sequences:
- the LOC105162069 gene encoding MLP-like protein 28 isoform X1, which encodes MAEFPCKLIAQVAFKAGGDVFHQLLAKKPQHLANVTPGKIQACNLHQGNYGTNGSVIQWNYTLDGKALIAKQLLHDIDETKKQIKFKMLEGDLLELYKNMVFTVHVETKGGVDFITWTIDYELINPDNLHPLSTLNWTIEFTKEIEAHILG